In Fibrobacter sp. UWH6, the genomic stretch CATGGCCTCTGCTTTTCTGTACCCATGGGAATCGAGCCGCCCCCTTCGCTGATCAACATTTTCAAGGAACTGCACGACGACCTGGGAATCAACCCGCCGCCCCATGGCAATCTGGAATCCTGGGCTCAGCAGGGGATCTTGCTTTTGAATGCATCCCTGACAGTTCGCGCCCACCAGGCCGCAAGCCACGCGGGAATCGGTTGGCAGCAATTTACTGACACCATCATCAAGAGGCTTTCGGCCACCCGCGAAAACCTGGTGTTCCTTTTGTGGGGCAGTTTCGCCATCAAGAAGCAGGAGTTGGTGGCTCCCGGCCGCGGGCATCTGATCTTGACCGC encodes the following:
- the ung gene encoding uracil-DNA glycosylase gives rise to the protein MAVKLEESWLNLLSDQFEQDYFKQIKNTLLDERAKQHVVYPPASKIFAALDFCPVDKVKAVIIGQDPYHNPGQAHGLCFSVPMGIEPPPSLINIFKELHDDLGINPPPHGNLESWAQQGILLLNASLTVRAHQAASHAGIGWQQFTDTIIKRLSATRENLVFLLWGSFAIKKQELVAPGRGHLILTAPHPSPLSAYRGFFGCKHFSKANAYLQSKGLEPIDWSIG